A single genomic interval of Heteronotia binoei isolate CCM8104 ecotype False Entrance Well chromosome 11, APGP_CSIRO_Hbin_v1, whole genome shotgun sequence harbors:
- the SNRNP35 gene encoding U11/U12 small nuclear ribonucleoprotein 35 kDa protein, whose translation MNEWAPIAKEYDPLKAGSIDGTDEEPHDRAIWRAMTARYVPNRDVTGDPHLTLFVARLSLQTTEEKLKEVFSRYGEIRRLRLVRDFITGFSRGYAFIEYKDERALLKAHRDANKLIIDQREIFVDFELERTLKGWIPRRLGGGFGGKKESGQLRFGGRDRPFRKPINLPAMKSDFYGEGQAEKRERPWSRDWKTRDRGHERNRDQRRPEREWSESKRDRERHSREERSSGKEGRDRDRRDRSRDRSSRKPRDEDRN comes from the coding sequence ATGAACGAGTGGGCACCCATTGCAAAAGAATATGATCCGCTCAAAGCAGGAAGCATTGATGGCACGGACGAAGAACCCCACGACCGAGCCATTTGGAGGGCGATGACAGCCCGCTATGTCCCCAATCGAGACGTCACAGGGGACCCCCACCTCACGCTTTTTGTGGCGAGGCTCAGTCTGCAGACGACAGAGGAGAAGCTGAAGGAAGTCTTTTCCCGCTACGGAGAAATCCGGCGGTTGCGCCTGGTCAGGGACTTTATCACGGGCTTCTCGAGGGGCTATGCCTTCATCGAGTACAAGGACGAGAGGGCCCTGCTGAAAGCTCACAGAGATGCCAACAAGCTGATCATCGACCAGCGTGAGATATTTGTGGACTTTGAGCTGGAGAGAACCCTGAAAGGGTGGATCCCTCGGCGGCTTGGGGGCGGCTTCGGGGGCAAAAAGGAGTCCGGGCAGCTGCGGTTTGGGGGCAGGGACAGACCTTTCCGGAAGCCCATCAACTTGCCCGCTATGAAAAGTGATTTTTACGGAGAAGGGCAAGCCGAGAAAAGAGAGAGGCCCTGGTCCCGGGACTGGAAGACAAGGGATCGAGGTCATGAGAGGAACCGAGACCAGAGGCGGCCCGAAAGGGAGTGGAGCGAAAGCAAGAGGGACCGGGAACGGCACTCCCGAGAGGAAAGAAGCTctgggaaagagggaagggacaGAGATAGGAGGGACCGTAGCAGGGATCGCAGCTCCAGAAAGCCAAGGGATGAAGACCGAAACTGA